A single window of Pungitius pungitius chromosome 20, fPunPun2.1, whole genome shotgun sequence DNA harbors:
- the LOC119195155 gene encoding solute carrier family 23 member 1-like isoform X1: MASGKGSNGPHNVVFDMDDSDQQRATETRGSSCETEEDGNKPTYCVTDVPPWYLCIFLAIQHYLTSLGAMTSVPLILSEGLCLQHDTLTQSQLINTGFFASGLITLLQVTFGVRLPILQGATFALLTPSMAMLSMPEWKCPTWTQNASLVDTSSPLFVEVWQTRMRTLQGSIMVASLLQILIGFSGLVGFLMRFVGPLTIAPTVSLIGLSLYDSVGAKVGSHWGISAMTTALIVLFSQYLRRTPIPVPAYSRAKKLHTSKLYIFQTMPILLGIAVSWFVCYLLTISDVLPSDPAQYGHLGRTDVKGNVVNQASWFTLPYPGQWGMPAVSLAGVFGMMAGIVCSMAESVGDYHACARLSGAPPPPKHAISRGIAVEGLGSLLAGGLGTGNGTTSFSENVAALGITKVGSRVVILVSGVFMIFMGVLGKIGAIFTTIPTPVMGGMFLIMFGVITAAGVSYMQSTDMNSSRNIFVFGFSMFTALVIPNFITKNPDLLQTGVKEVDQVLRILLTTNMFVGGVLGFFLDNTIPGTKRERGLLAWDKGDPEDSTYAAGTDQVYDLPLGITSRLSSQSWVRHVPFCPWAGSGSGCVPEGSDAPQSERPLRGPDELSAL, translated from the exons ATGGCTTCGGGGAAGGGAAGTAATGGACCCCACAATGTTGTATTTGAT ATGGATGACAGTGATCAACAAAGAGCAACAGAGACACGTGGGAGCAGCTGCGAAACAGAGGAAGATGGAAATAAACCCACTTATTGTGTGACTGACGTTCCCCCCTGGTACCTTTGCATTTTTCTAGCCATTCAG CATTACCTGACATCGTTGGGAGCGATGACCTCGGTCCCCCTCATTCTGTCGGAGGGGCTGTGCCTGCAGCACGACACCCTGACCCAGAGTCAGCTCATTAACACGGGTTTCTTCGCCAGCGGCCTGATCACCCTGCTGCAGGTCACCTTCGGCGTCAG GCTTCCCATCCTACAGGGGGCCACCTTTGCTCTGTTGACCCCGTCGATGGCCATGTTGTCCATGCCGGAGTGGAAGTGCCCGACGTGGACGCAGAACGCCAGTCTGGTCGacacctcctcccctctcttcgTAGAAGTGTGGCAGACCCGCATGAGAACA CTGCAGGGCTCCATCATGGTGGCCTCTCTGCTCCAGATCCTGATCGGTTTCTCCGGCCTCGTCGGCTTCCTCATGCGCTTCGTTGGCCCCTTAACCATTGCCCCCACGGTCTCTCTCATAGGCCTGTCACTGTACGATTCGGTCGGAGCCAAGGTTGGCAGCCATTGGGGCATCTCTGCTAT GACCACGGCGCTGATCGTCCTGTTCTCCCAGTACCTCCGTCGCACGCCAATCCCCGTTCCTGCGTACAGCCGAGCCAAGAAACTGCACACCTCAAAGTTGTACATCTTCCAGACAATGCCT ATTCTGCTGGGCATAGCGGTGTCATGGTTCGTCTGCTACCTCCTCACGATCTCTGACGTCCTGCCGTCTGACCCGGCGCAGTACGGCCACCTGGGACGCACCGATGTGAAGGGCAATGTGGTGAACCAGGCTTCCTGGTTCACGTTACCTTATCCCG GACAGTGGGGCatgccagctgtgagcctgGCAGGTGTGTTTGGGATGATGGCTGGCATCGTGTGCTCCATGGCTGAGTCGGTGGGCGACTACCACGCGTGCGCCAGGCTGTCAggggcccctcctcccccgaagCACGCCATCAGCCGGGGCATTGCTGTCGAAGGGCTCGGCAGCTTGTTGGCAGGGGGCCTTGGCACAGGCAACGGCACTACATCCTTTAGTGAGAATGTGGCGGCCCTGGGGATCACTAAG GTGGGCAGCCGGGTGGTGATCCTGGTGAGTGGAGTCTTCATGATTTTTATGGGGGTGCTGGGTAAAATTGGAGCCATCTTCACCACCATCCCAACCCCTGTGATGGGCGGGATGTTCCTGATCATGTTTGGAGtcataacagcagcaggtgtctctTACATGCAG TCCACAGACATGAATTCCTCcaggaatatatttgtttttggtttttccaTGTTTACTGCACTCGTCATTCCGAACTTTATAACGAAGAATCCGGATTTGTTGCAAACAG GTGTTAAAGAGGTGGACCAAGTGTTACGCATATTATTGACCACAAATATGTTTGTGGGGGGAGTTCTGGGCTTCTTCCTGGATAACACAATTCCGG GAACCAAACGTGAGCGCGGCCTACTGGCCTGGGACAAAGGGGACCCCGAGGACTCTACCTACGCCGCGGGAACTGATCAGGTGTACGACCTCCCGTTGGGCATCACGTCCCGCCTCTCGTCCCAGTCTTGGGTTCGCCACGTGCCGTTCTGCCCGTGGGCGGGTAGCGGATCCGGCTGCGTGCCGGAGGGCAGCGACGCGCCGCAGAGTGAGCGGCCCCTCAGAGGCCCGGATGAACTCTCTGCTCTGTGA
- the LOC119195155 gene encoding solute carrier family 23 member 1-like isoform X2 — MFSMALQMDDSDQQRATETRGSSCETEEDGNKPTYCVTDVPPWYLCIFLAIQHYLTSLGAMTSVPLILSEGLCLQHDTLTQSQLINTGFFASGLITLLQVTFGVRLPILQGATFALLTPSMAMLSMPEWKCPTWTQNASLVDTSSPLFVEVWQTRMRTLQGSIMVASLLQILIGFSGLVGFLMRFVGPLTIAPTVSLIGLSLYDSVGAKVGSHWGISAMTTALIVLFSQYLRRTPIPVPAYSRAKKLHTSKLYIFQTMPILLGIAVSWFVCYLLTISDVLPSDPAQYGHLGRTDVKGNVVNQASWFTLPYPGQWGMPAVSLAGVFGMMAGIVCSMAESVGDYHACARLSGAPPPPKHAISRGIAVEGLGSLLAGGLGTGNGTTSFSENVAALGITKVGSRVVILVSGVFMIFMGVLGKIGAIFTTIPTPVMGGMFLIMFGVITAAGVSYMQSTDMNSSRNIFVFGFSMFTALVIPNFITKNPDLLQTGVKEVDQVLRILLTTNMFVGGVLGFFLDNTIPGTKRERGLLAWDKGDPEDSTYAAGTDQVYDLPLGITSRLSSQSWVRHVPFCPWAGSGSGCVPEGSDAPQSERPLRGPDELSAL; from the exons ATGTTTTCAATGGCACTGCAGATGGATGACAGTGATCAACAAAGAGCAACAGAGACACGTGGGAGCAGCTGCGAAACAGAGGAAGATGGAAATAAACCCACTTATTGTGTGACTGACGTTCCCCCCTGGTACCTTTGCATTTTTCTAGCCATTCAG CATTACCTGACATCGTTGGGAGCGATGACCTCGGTCCCCCTCATTCTGTCGGAGGGGCTGTGCCTGCAGCACGACACCCTGACCCAGAGTCAGCTCATTAACACGGGTTTCTTCGCCAGCGGCCTGATCACCCTGCTGCAGGTCACCTTCGGCGTCAG GCTTCCCATCCTACAGGGGGCCACCTTTGCTCTGTTGACCCCGTCGATGGCCATGTTGTCCATGCCGGAGTGGAAGTGCCCGACGTGGACGCAGAACGCCAGTCTGGTCGacacctcctcccctctcttcgTAGAAGTGTGGCAGACCCGCATGAGAACA CTGCAGGGCTCCATCATGGTGGCCTCTCTGCTCCAGATCCTGATCGGTTTCTCCGGCCTCGTCGGCTTCCTCATGCGCTTCGTTGGCCCCTTAACCATTGCCCCCACGGTCTCTCTCATAGGCCTGTCACTGTACGATTCGGTCGGAGCCAAGGTTGGCAGCCATTGGGGCATCTCTGCTAT GACCACGGCGCTGATCGTCCTGTTCTCCCAGTACCTCCGTCGCACGCCAATCCCCGTTCCTGCGTACAGCCGAGCCAAGAAACTGCACACCTCAAAGTTGTACATCTTCCAGACAATGCCT ATTCTGCTGGGCATAGCGGTGTCATGGTTCGTCTGCTACCTCCTCACGATCTCTGACGTCCTGCCGTCTGACCCGGCGCAGTACGGCCACCTGGGACGCACCGATGTGAAGGGCAATGTGGTGAACCAGGCTTCCTGGTTCACGTTACCTTATCCCG GACAGTGGGGCatgccagctgtgagcctgGCAGGTGTGTTTGGGATGATGGCTGGCATCGTGTGCTCCATGGCTGAGTCGGTGGGCGACTACCACGCGTGCGCCAGGCTGTCAggggcccctcctcccccgaagCACGCCATCAGCCGGGGCATTGCTGTCGAAGGGCTCGGCAGCTTGTTGGCAGGGGGCCTTGGCACAGGCAACGGCACTACATCCTTTAGTGAGAATGTGGCGGCCCTGGGGATCACTAAG GTGGGCAGCCGGGTGGTGATCCTGGTGAGTGGAGTCTTCATGATTTTTATGGGGGTGCTGGGTAAAATTGGAGCCATCTTCACCACCATCCCAACCCCTGTGATGGGCGGGATGTTCCTGATCATGTTTGGAGtcataacagcagcaggtgtctctTACATGCAG TCCACAGACATGAATTCCTCcaggaatatatttgtttttggtttttccaTGTTTACTGCACTCGTCATTCCGAACTTTATAACGAAGAATCCGGATTTGTTGCAAACAG GTGTTAAAGAGGTGGACCAAGTGTTACGCATATTATTGACCACAAATATGTTTGTGGGGGGAGTTCTGGGCTTCTTCCTGGATAACACAATTCCGG GAACCAAACGTGAGCGCGGCCTACTGGCCTGGGACAAAGGGGACCCCGAGGACTCTACCTACGCCGCGGGAACTGATCAGGTGTACGACCTCCCGTTGGGCATCACGTCCCGCCTCTCGTCCCAGTCTTGGGTTCGCCACGTGCCGTTCTGCCCGTGGGCGGGTAGCGGATCCGGCTGCGTGCCGGAGGGCAGCGACGCGCCGCAGAGTGAGCGGCCCCTCAGAGGCCCGGATGAACTCTCTGCTCTGTGA